The proteins below come from a single Papaver somniferum cultivar HN1 chromosome 11, ASM357369v1, whole genome shotgun sequence genomic window:
- the LOC113325233 gene encoding uncharacterized protein LOC113325233 encodes MKQNVDNLLFSEDEFNEVVIPPIISSEEKLDSEMDKQFTLDIQKDFPLLSAEKIVNVVVVTFQNIQKQVNLDASAVGNEVVKEIITGGQQSTSNSGKMQIFANKFQVLRNMVEEQNDSGPSTSVAGNGKDKSIGRITKNKNTKLIPNVTTRKQEASTHPKVKVKGNSITDLKLPGMCRTIIHNSAHGKKANIWLFWHVSLAAPTVISITKQAITVAIGNVMVTGVHAYCLTINRRELWEELAELSSKNCPWLVIGDFNVVLINAEKKGGRRPLRVSIQDFRECLDVCKLMQASRSGIFFSWCNNKAGKKRIICDLDKYFVNVKWLELHDGWSYKVGNRGVSDHEALLGSVVGILKPQNVPFRFKQSVKIWNWEIFGDLKKKVQSAEKDVLNASLLSDADPENITLLNELVTARGRQEMAEQQYNELMQAKSRVKWVKGGGSNTAFFHVNMKIRQAQNTIVEMEDKNGTVVTDQRILANMLVEHFQNKFKTQAVDLTGSIFNVIPKILTEEDNTILDDVPTNIETKNVVFGMDANSSPGPDGFPGSFFKFAWEIVGEDMIKVIQYCWRCRFIPKGLNSNFLFLLPKVKGAKRVDQFRPIGLANFSFKVITRIITTRLSRVVNQLVSSQQGAFIKGKTIHEKIVMASELINKMNIKKRDELGINWLKVLFTSARISVLINGGPCGFFEVSRGLRQGDPLSPTLFVLAEEVLSRNLIQMVKEGKIQAMVQRHGVKPSHLLFADDIFVFCNGHKKSLDKLMELLMSYQSASGQVINKQKSKFFVGGTTDSKRKKITDQMQMELSEFPDKYLDVILGPGRVKVHQVWGVVEMIYPVYTMFVYKWPKVIIHECERIIRNFLWTGDPSEKKLVTVKWEEINAQIAEGGLGLRRLEVINKALLMTLLWRILTEDEEWTRFMKDKFMNKNGEWIQSYKQSSIWPGLILVIHDVNEGSRWLVRNGKHISVWMDKWVYEYTLAEKYPDNTFIQQHKD; translated from the exons ATGAAGCAGAATGTTGATAATCTATTATTTAGTGAAGATGAATTCAACGAGGTTGTAATACCTCCAATAATTTCTTCTGAGGAGAAGTTGGATAGTGAAATGGATAAACAATTTACACTTGACATCCAGAAGGATTTTCCTTTGTTATCAGCTGAAAAAATAGTTAATGTTGTTGTTGTGACTTTTCAGAATATACAAAAGCAAGTGAATTTAGATGCTAGTGCAGTGGGGAATGAAGTAGTTAAAGAGATAATTACAGGTGGACAACAAAGTactagtaatagtggtaaaatgCAAATATTTGCTAATAAATTTCAAGTACTGAGGAATATGGTTGAGGAACAAAATGATAGTGGACCAAGTACTTCTGTGGCTGGTAATGGAAAGGATAAAAGCATTGGAAGAATTACTAAAAACAAGAATACAAAGCTTATTCCTAatgtaacaacaagaaaacaggaAGCTTCAA CTCATCCTAAAGTGAAAGTAAAAGGCAACTCTATTACTGACTTAAAACTACCTGGTATGTGTAGAACAATAATTCATAATTCTGCTCATGGTAAAAAGGCTAATATATGGTTATTCTGGCATGTTTCTTTGGCTGCTCCAACTGTAATATCCATCACTAAACAAGCAATAACAGTGGCAATTGGAAATGTTATGGTAACTGGTGTGCATGCATATTGTTTAACAATTAATAGAAGGGAACTTTGGGAGGAATTGGCTGAATTAAGCAGTAAGAATTGTCCTTGGTTAGTGATTGGTGATTTTAATGTGGTTCTTATTAATGCTGAAAAGAAGGGAGGTAGAAGACCTCTAAGAGTTTCTATTCAAGACTTTAGAGAATGCTTGGATGTTTGTAAGTTGATGCAAGCTTCCAGATCAGGGATTTTTTTCTCTTGGTGTAATAACAAGGCTGGAAAAAAAAGGATcatatgtgatttagataaatatTTTGTTAATGTTAAGTGGTTGGAGTTGCATGATGGATGGAGCTATAAAGTTGGCAATAGAGGAGTTTCAGACCATGAAGCTTTATTGGGGTCTGTGGTGGGAATTTTAAAACCTCAAAATGTTCCATTTAG ATTCAAACAAAGTGTGAAGATATGGAATTGGGAGATTTTTGGTGATTTGAAGAAAAAAGTTCAGTCTGCTGAGAAAGATGTTTTGAATGCCTCTCTTTTATCTGATGCTGACCCTGAGAACATTACACTCTTAAATGAATTGGTTACTGCAAGAGGAAGACAAGAGATGGCTGAACAACAATACAATGAATTGATGCAAGCAAAATCTAGAGTCAAATGGGTTAAAGGTGGTGGATCTAATACAGCATTCTTTCATGTTAATATGAAAATAAGACAAGCTCAAAACACTATAGTTGAGATGGAGGATAAGAATGGTACTGTGGTTACTGATCAAAGGATTTTAGCTAACATGCTTGTTGAACATTTTCAGAACAAGTTTAAGACACAAGCAGTGGATCTTACAGGTAGCATCTTTAATGTGATTCCAAAAATTCTTACTGAAGAAGATAATACAATACTAGATGATGTTCCTACAAACATAGAGACTAAGAATGTTGTCTTTGGAATGGATGCAAATTCTtcacctggtccagatggatttcctGGAAGTTTCTTTAAGTTTGCTTGGGAAATAGTTGGAGAAGATATGATAAAAGTAATTCAATATTGTTGGAGATGTAGATTTATCCCTAAAGGTCTCAATTCAAATTTCTTGTTCTTATTACCTAAAGTGAAAGGAGCAAAAAGAGTGGACCAATTTAGACCAATTGGATTGGCTAACTTCAGTTTCAAAGTAATAACCAGAATCATAACTACTAGACTGAGCAGGGTGGTGAATCAATTAGTATCCAGTCAGCAAGGGGCCTTCATTAAGGGAAAAACTATTCATGAGAAAATAGTTATGGCATCTGAGTTAATTAATAAGATGAATATTAAAAAGAGAGATG AATTGGGAATCAATTGGTTAAAAGTTTTATTCACTTCAGCTAGGATATCAGTGTTGATAAATGGAGGTCCGTGTGGGTTTTTTGAAGTGAGTAGAGGACTGAGACAAGGAGATCCACTCTCTCCCACTCTCTTTGTGCTTGCTGAGGAAGTGTTGAGTAGAAACttaattcaaatggtgaaagagGGTAAAATTCAGGCAATGGTACAAAGACATGGAGTGAAGCCATCTCATTTATTATTTGCAGATGATATTTTTGTGTTCTGCAATGGACATAAGAAATCCTTAGACAAACTAATGGAACTATTGATGAGCTATCAGAGTGCTTCTGGTCAGGtgataaacaaacaaaaaagtaAATTCTTTGTTGGAGGTACAACTGATTCTAAAAGAAAGAAGATTACAGATCAAATGCAAATGGAATTATCAGAATTTCCAGATAAATACCTTGATGTAATCCTCGGTCCTGGAAGAGTAAAAGTGCATCAAGTTTGGGGGGTTGTGGAGATGAT TTATCCAGTCTACACAATGTTTGTGTATAAATGGCCAAAGGTAATTATACATGAATGTGAAAGAATTATCAGGAATTTTTTGTGGACTGGAGATCCCTCTGAAAAGAAACTTGTAACTGTAAAATGGGAGGAGATAAATGCTCAAATTGCTGAAGGAGGATTGGGTCTTAGAAGGTTGGAAGTAATAAACAAGGCATTGTTGATGACACTACTATGGAGAATTTTGACTGAAGATGAGGAATGGACAAGATTCATGAAGGATAAATTTATGAACAAAAATGGTGAATGGATCCAATCATATAAACAATCTTCTATATGGCCTGGATTGATATTGGTAATTCATGATGTTAATGAAGGTTCCAGATGGTTGGTTAGGAATGGAAAACATATATCAGTATGGATGGACAAATGGGTGTATGAATACACTTTAGCTGAAAAATATCCAGATAACACCTTCATCCAACAACATAAGGACTAG